GAAAGATTTCTCAACCTTAACAGGAAAAGTCCTCCGGATTTTGATATCGACTGGAGCTGGCAAAACAGGGATACCATTCTGGAATATATTTTTAGCAGATATGGGAAAGATCACGTTGCTTTTTGCGGAACCAATGTGGAATTCAAATATAAATCGAGATTCAGAGAAGTTGGGAAAGCTTTTGGGCTGCCTAAAGACGAATTGGATGAACTGACAAAAAAGCCAATGGAAGTTCATGAGACAAATTCTGTGGTCCAGACCATTCATAAATATGTAAGGTTAATGGAAAAGTTCCCCAATCAACGAAGTATGCATGCCTGCGGAATTTTAATTTCAGAAGAGCCTATTACCCATTACTCTGCACTCGAAATGCCGCCGAAGGGATTTCCTATCGTTCAGTTCGATATGAATGTAGCAGAAGATATTAAGCTGGAGAAATTTGATATTCTTTCTCAAAGAGGTCTTGGAACGATAAAAGATACCGTTGAGCTCATCAGAAAAACACGGGGGATTGATGTTGATATCCGGGATACCAGAATTTCCAAAGATGAAGAAAAAGCCAATGAATATCTGGCTATAGGAAGAACAATCGGATGTTTTTATATAGAATCTCCTGCAATGAGAGGTCTTTTAAGAAGATTAAAATGCGACAATTACAGAATACTGGTTGCCGCTTCTTCTATTATCAGACCGGGAGTAGCGCAGAGTGGGATGATGCGGGAATACATTTTCAGACACAATCATCCGGATCAGTTTGAATATTTTCATTCTGTTTTTGAGGAGAATCTAAAAGAAACGTATGGCATTATGGTGTATCAGGAAGATGTCATTAAGATTGCACAATATTTCGGCGGACTTACTCATGCTGATGGTGATATTCTGCGCCGTGCGATGAGTGGAAAAGAGCGATCCATTGAAAAACTGAATGAAGTAAAGGCTAATTTCTTCATATCCTGCAGAGCACAGGGGCATTCGGAAGCACTTACTGCTGAAGCGTTCCGGCAGATAGAATCTTTTGCAGGGTATTCTTTCTGTAAAGCGCATTCGGCTTCATATGCAGTGGAAAGCTATCAGAGTTTATATCTGAAAGTATATTATCCATTGGAATTTATGGTTTCCGTTATCAACAATCAGGGAGGATTTTACCGTACTGAAGTCTATATCCATGAAGCTAAAATGTCAGGAGGACATATTCAGGTTCCCTGTGTTAATTCCGGCGAATTTCAGACGACATTAAAAGGAAAGAATATCTTTCTGGGATTTATGCTTTTGGAAAGGCTGGAAACAAGGATTGCTCTCGAAATTGTCGGGGAGCGGGAAAGAAATGGAGATTATAAATCATTGGAAAATTTTATCAAACGTATTCCCGTGGGTATTGAAACGATTCAGTCCTTAATTTTTATTGGAGCATTTCGTTTTACAGGGAAGCAAAAAAATGAACTTCTTGTTGAGGCAAGGGTTTTATTGGTAAATTTTAAACCCGAGAACAGAGGTTTAATGCTGATTGAAGAACCCGTTCAGCAGTTTAAGCTTCCCGAATTAAAAAGAGAACCGTTTGAAGATGCCTTTGATGAAATTGAATTGATAGGTTTTCCTATTTCATGCAGCCCGTTTGATTTGTTAGAAACGAAATACAGGGGTTCTGTTTTTGTAAAAGATTTACTCCGGTATCATAAAAGACAGGTGAAAATGTTGGCTTATCTTATTTCAAGAAAACATGTGCCGACCAAAAAAGGGACCATGTATTTCGGAACCTGGATAGACGTGAACGGAGATTATTTTGATACAGCGCATTTTCCAGACAGTTTAAAGCAATATGATTTTCAAGGAGGAGGATGTTACTTACTCTTAGGAACAGTGGAAGTCGATTATCACTTTCCCACAATTACCATCCATAAAATGGCAAAAATGCCCATGATTCCTGATCCGCGGTATTCTTATGACAGAGAAAAGCAATATGATATCCACCGGCAGATTAAAGAAGATGTAAGTATGACCTCCAGAAAACCTTATCCTCAGGAACATGAGGTCGGATTATCAAGGAGAAAATTTGGCTCATCGTAATGGGTTTCTCATTGGTAAACAGTGATAATACCCTTACCGAAGCTAATTTCAGATTTCATTAAGAGCCTGTTGAATAGACGGGCAGGTTTTTAATTGAATTTGATGCACTTTTCGCTTTCAATGCCGGATTTGACTCGTCAATTCAAGAATAGAAAGCGAAAAACAATCAAAAAAATCAAAACAACTCAAAAAAAAAGAAGAAAAAATCAAAGAGAAATGGAAGGATTTTGATTTTATTACTTCACATAATCTCCATCTTCCAGCACCCATCTTCCACAATATGAGATCGCATCTCCTAAAACCCAATATTGGCTATTTCAATACCTACTTGAAATCCGTTTTTACTTTTCAACAGGGCGTCATTATTAAACAGCGGGTTAAAGTCTTTTTGAATATATACATTAAATCCCCTGTATCCTATTCCTAATTTGCCTCCGACAATAAAATCATTAACCCCCTGCATCACTCTTTCTTGGTCCATAACGTTTGATGAGTTTACATTAGAGTATTTCGTGATCATTCTGCTCCCGATATTCGCGCCCCCATAAACACCTGCGATAAGACTAAGCTGAGGTTTGGTATTATCTAAATATTTTACGCCCTTATATTCTGTATATTGAGGATTGAGCACAAATCTAAAATCGATGGGAACAAAAATATAGGTATTACGGATTATGGATTCGTCTAATTCCCCTTTGCTAAAATCTTCCAGCATCAACTTATTGTTTCTCTGAAGAAAAGCATTATTTCCTTTGGCTTCATATCGGTCTGTTCGTATTCCCAGGCCAATATTATAAAAAACAGGGCTGGTAAAGTGTCCCAACTGATTCTCATATTTTACTGCCAAAGTAGAGTTATACACAATATTCATGTCCGAATTTTTTGAAGAAAGGCCAAAAGGTTCGTCTTTTGAAGTAAGGTTACCCGCTGAAAGATTATATAAGAGTGACCAATTATGTAAATAGTCTTTAGGCTCTTTTTTATTTCTTTGATTTATTCTCATTTTTAGACCATTAAGTCCCAGCTTCAAAAAGTTTTTCCCCTTACGTATGGTATCAGACTTTCCCAAAACGGCATGTTTCACCATTTCCTGGGTAGCCTCTTCGAGTTCAGACTTCTGGGCATCTATTTTACTATTAATAATCTTTTCGTACTTTGATGCTATTTCATTTCTCTGATTCTGTTTTTGTTCAGCCGTAATTTTATTATCTTTAAAATTTCGGTCCACTTTATCAAGCTCTGAATTCATCTCAGATTTCTCAGATATTACGATGCTGTCAATCTTCTTTGAGTACATCTCAATTCGAGTATTCATCTGTGGAGCTTCTTGAGCATACGTGTAAGAAATGGCCAGTATGGTAATCATCACGGTGATTTTCTTCATTTTTTTTTATTTTTTATAAATGATATATTATTTTTTTACGCAACCGGAGTAACCTTACGGCATGATATTGTTTTGTTTAAAGCTTTTTTCCTTAAAATAAACAAAAGCTCTTGTAGAAATCATAAGTAAAACCACTGCCAGGGCATATTCTATCTCAGTTCTTTGATTTTCAATCTCTAGGCTGCTCATATTCTCATGAGTATCAGATTGAATTTGTAAGTTCATTGGGAAATTTTCTTGGGCATGGCTGTAAGAAATTGCTACCATAGCAATCATTAATGTAATTTTTTTCATTGTTTTGTTTGTGTTATTTTTAGACAATATTTTATTGCTATTCACTTTTTTTGGAATAGTACTTTCTATGATTTTAAAAATTTAAAATTTATTTTTCTGAGGAGGAATAAATCTCTATTCCCATTATTTTTAATGAATTAGGACTCTTAATTTTATCAAGATCTACAACTGCAAATTGTTTGTCTTTAATCTCTTTGGCCGCTTTATCCAGCTCTCTTCCTGCCAGAAGATCATGAGCCTGGATATATTTGGTCGGCTTTTGTTCTGGAGTTCCTGTTTTTATTTCTGACTTTTCATTATTCAACGCTATTTTATTCTCTGCCGGTGTCACATCAGCAGTATATAATTCATGATGATCAGAAGTAGACGTAATTGAGGTTGGATTTTTTAGAGGACTATCTTTACTTGCTGTTTTTGCAAGAGAGGCATTAAAGTCTTCTCTTTCCACTGCATTTAATTTTCCGGGATTTTTCTTTTCATTCGCTACCAGACGGGACTTTTCAGAAGGTATTACCTTTGTATTCTGAGCTGTATTTTGAATGTTTGCATCATGTTGTGTCATTGCTGACGAATGGTCATTCTGCTTTTCAGCTGATTTTACAATCGAAATGCTTTTTTGCTTCAGTGTCGGTTCATTTTGATTAAAATAGAAAAAAGCTCCTGTTGAAATCACTGCCAGAACAGCTGCTGCCGAATATTTCCACCATTGAAAAGCAGGTTTGATATTGATTTCCGGTGGTTCATGGAATTTTTGATCTATTTTGTCCCATAGATTTGCTGAAGGCTTTATTTTAAGTTCTTCATAATCAGATTTTATTTTATTTTGTGTTTTCATTATTTTTCGGATTTTATATAATCTATTATCCACTTTTTTGCCTTACTCAGCTGGCTTTTGCTTGTTCCTTCCGAAATATTTAAAATGGCAGCAATTTCCTGATGCTTTTTTTCTTCAAAAACAGAAAGATTGAAAATTAACCGATAACCATCCGGCATTTTAGAAAAAATATCCTCTAAATTGATTGAATAGGCATTATCTTCCCAGCTATTTTCTTCATCTTCGATATTTATATTGTTTACATCAATGTCTAAATACATCAGGTTTTTATTTTTCCGGATAAAATCGACACAATTATTAACAACGATTTTTCTTAACCAGAATGGAAAACTTTTTGGATCCCGACATTCATTAATCTTTTTAAAACAGGTATAAAATGAAGTAACTAAGAGGTCTTCTGCATCATAGATATTATTAGTGTAAGAATTTGCAATCGCCAACATTTTATCAGAAAACATCTCATACAGAGCTTTTTGCCCCATACCGTCATTTTTCCTAGCGAGATCAAAATTCTCTTCTAATAAATTCTTCATCTGTTGTGTTCTGTAGATAAGACGAAAAAAAATGTAAATGGTTGCCTGAAAAAAAATAAATATTTAATAAAATTTTTTAAAAGGCTATTAGACAGTATTTTATATTGTCTAATTAAGTTCGGGATAAGCATGAAGCTGGAAGCTCATTAAGTTCTTTATTTTGTATAATCACAAAAATTCAAAGAAAAATGAAATGATTTTGCTTGTTATCACTTCATATAACCTCCATCTTCCAGCGCCCAGCACCATCTTCGATTCAGGTTATTTAAACAAACTCACCACCTCATTCACCAGAAACTTCACCTGGTCCGGTCTTCCTCTGTCATTTTTGGAGAGGTTATGATCGCTTCCGGTTTTCACAATCAGCATCTGATGTTCAGGTATCATGATAATGTATTGTCCTTGAAGCCCAAGAAAATAATAATGTTTTACAGGATTATCCTCATTGATCCAGAAACCCATTCCGTAAATTTCCTCAGATTTTTCTGTTGGCGTTTTCATTTGATTAATAAAATCAAGATTCAGAATTTGTTCGCCATCCACTTTACCGTCATCCAAAAATAGTTGTCCCAGTCTGGCAAAATCCCGCGCGTTGGAATGAATGCAGCAGTAGGTCTTTTCCATGCCTTCTTCATCGGTGCTCCATTCTGCATTTTGCTCCATTCCCAACGGGATCCAGAATTTTTCAGAAAGATAGCTTGCTAAGGTCTGGTTTAAAGCTTTCTTCAAGGCAAAACCCAGTAATTGAGTTGCCCCACTTTGATATTCAAATCTTTCACCGGGATTTTCTTTAAATCTTCTCGAAAAAGAAGCTTTACGGAGGCTTCTTCCGTAATAGGCTCTCGCGGTTGGTAAAAAAGGGTTTTTATAATCCTCATCCCAGTTAAGTCCGGCTTCCATTTGAGCTAAATTTTTTAACGTTAAACTTCTTCCGAATCCTTTTGTTTTAAATTCATCAAAATAATCTGAAAACAGATCATCGATACTGTTGATTTTTCCTTCTTCAATCGCCTTTCCCAAAAGCATCACTGTAATGGCCTTCGTCATGGAAAATGAGTTGGTATGTGAAAGTTGATGATAGCCGTTCCAGTATTGTTCATGCATGAGTTTACCGTTTTTCACCACAATAAAAGCGGCAGTGTGCGATTGGACGAGGTCGTCAACGATATTTTTAGGTAAATTGGTCTT
The sequence above is a segment of the Chryseobacterium sp. MYb264 genome. Coding sequences within it:
- a CDS encoding RNA polymerase sigma factor encodes the protein MKNLLEENFDLARKNDGMGQKALYEMFSDKMLAIANSYTNNIYDAEDLLVTSFYTCFKKINECRDPKSFPFWLRKIVVNNCVDFIRKNKNLMYLDIDVNNINIEDEENSWEDNAYSINLEDIFSKMPDGYRLIFNLSVFEEKKHQEIAAILNISEGTSKSQLSKAKKWIIDYIKSEK
- a CDS encoding serine hydrolase domain-containing protein, which produces MWLIILQTVLIVLVVAIILMYLFGYGYLFSGISKTYLRGRSTAYIDDGKLFSSNIIKTASPKIWEESPEYNKTNLPKNIVDDLVQSHTAAFIVVKNGKLMHEQYWNGYHQLSHTNSFSMTKAITVMLLGKAIEEGKINSIDDLFSDYFDEFKTKGFGRSLTLKNLAQMEAGLNWDEDYKNPFLPTARAYYGRSLRKASFSRRFKENPGERFEYQSGATQLLGFALKKALNQTLASYLSEKFWIPLGMEQNAEWSTDEEGMEKTYCCIHSNARDFARLGQLFLDDGKVDGEQILNLDFINQMKTPTEKSEEIYGMGFWINEDNPVKHYYFLGLQGQYIIMIPEHQMLIVKTGSDHNLSKNDRGRPDQVKFLVNEVVSLFK
- a CDS encoding DNA polymerase III subunit alpha, which codes for MYLNCHSFHSLRYGTLSIEELVQQAHSLGIKELVLTDINTITAIYDFKKECEKAGIKPIAGIEVRKENKLLYIAVAKEFSGIGEVNQVLTDYNCHGAELSEMAPPFKNVFIIYPIDNMPLRLKENEFIGVREEELNLLIRPEFKMLIPKMVIVHPVTFHTQKEYNLHKILRAIDHNTLLSKLSEQEVCRKSEYFKSEDAIITTFQRYPQIIKTTKKLLQACHFEFDFEKVKNKQYYTKSKESDVKLLRRLAYLGLEKRYGKDHEIARLRVEKELKVIDELNFCSYFLITWDIVRYSNRMGFMHVGRGSGANSIVSYCIGITDICPLELDLYFERFLNLNRKSPPDFDIDWSWQNRDTILEYIFSRYGKDHVAFCGTNVEFKYKSRFREVGKAFGLPKDELDELTKKPMEVHETNSVVQTIHKYVRLMEKFPNQRSMHACGILISEEPITHYSALEMPPKGFPIVQFDMNVAEDIKLEKFDILSQRGLGTIKDTVELIRKTRGIDVDIRDTRISKDEEKANEYLAIGRTIGCFYIESPAMRGLLRRLKCDNYRILVAASSIIRPGVAQSGMMREYIFRHNHPDQFEYFHSVFEENLKETYGIMVYQEDVIKIAQYFGGLTHADGDILRRAMSGKERSIEKLNEVKANFFISCRAQGHSEALTAEAFRQIESFAGYSFCKAHSASYAVESYQSLYLKVYYPLEFMVSVINNQGGFYRTEVYIHEAKMSGGHIQVPCVNSGEFQTTLKGKNIFLGFMLLERLETRIALEIVGERERNGDYKSLENFIKRIPVGIETIQSLIFIGAFRFTGKQKNELLVEARVLLVNFKPENRGLMLIEEPVQQFKLPELKREPFEDAFDEIELIGFPISCSPFDLLETKYRGSVFVKDLLRYHKRQVKMLAYLISRKHVPTKKGTMYFGTWIDVNGDYFDTAHFPDSLKQYDFQGGGCYLLLGTVEVDYHFPTITIHKMAKMPMIPDPRYSYDREKQYDIHRQIKEDVSMTSRKPYPQEHEVGLSRRKFGSS